One genomic region from Rosa rugosa chromosome 1, drRosRugo1.1, whole genome shotgun sequence encodes:
- the LOC133712343 gene encoding glutathione hydrolase 3: MGQQSLATPLLSDNNKKSWNRNPRALWILLAFTAIIFVGLIFGGSNGNTNGWVVLRESDKGIGANESDIVESEHGVVAADDARCSKIGASILRQGGHAVDASVATALCLGVVNPMASGIGGGGFMVVRSSATSKTQAFDMRETAPSAASQNMYESNPEAKLYGALSMGVPGEIAGLHETWLQHGRMAWRTLFQPAIKLAKEGFEVAPYLGGHIRSCEEMILKDPGLRQVFAPNGKVLKAGDKCYNVELGNSLEAIAELGPQAFYNGSLGEKIVKDVREAGGILTMEDLRNYKVNVTDAMTANVLGYTISGMPPPSAGTLGLSMILNIFNSYGNSDAANGDLGLHRLIEALKHMFAIRMNLGDPAFVDTHEYASNMLSPSFAKEIQQKIFDNTTFPPEYYSYRWSQLRDHGTSHFCIVDADRNAVSMTTTVNYPFGGGVLSPSTGIVLNNEMGDFSIPTDISPDHLPPAPSNFIEPIKRPLSSMTPIIVTKDNQLVGVLGGSGGLNIIPAVTQVFINYFILGMEPLAAVQSPRVYHRLIPNIVSYENWTVIDGDHIELSDERKLFLQERGHELQAKAGGAITQLIVQRLGNPIRMGRKCGRSSNENVFHGILTAVSDPRKDGRPAAV; this comes from the exons atgGGTCAGCAGAGCTTGGCAACTCCACTTCTGTCTGATAACAACAAGAAGAGCTGGAACAGGAATCCTAGAGCTCTGTGGATTCTGCTTGCTTTTACAGCAATCATTT TTGTGGGGCTTATTTTTGGTGGCAGCAACGGCAACACAAATGGCTGGGTAGTACTGAGAGAATCAGATAAGGGGATTGGAGCAAATGAATCTGACATTGTTGAGTCAGAGCATGGTGTTGTTGCTGCTGATGATGCCAGGTGTTCCAAAATCGGTGCATCGATTCTTAGGCAGGGTGGGCATGCTGTTGATGCTTCAGTGGCAACAGCATTGTGCCTTGGCGTTGTTAATCCGATGGCAAGTGGAATAGGAGGTGGGGGGTTTATGGTTGTCAGATCTTCAGCAACCTCGAAAACCCAAGCTTTCGATATGAGGGAAACTGCTCCTTCAGCTGCTTCACAG AATATGTATGAAAGCAATCCTGAAGCCAAGTTATATGGTGCATTGTCAATGGGGGTTCCTGGTGAGATTGCTGGTCTACATGAAACATGGTTACAACATGGGCGAATGGCGTGGAGGACTTTATTTCAGCCTGCAATAAAGCTGGCTAAAGAGGGATTTGAAGTTGCTCCTTATCTTGGAGGACATATACGTTCATGTGAAGAAATGATTTTAAAAGACCCTGGCTTAAGGCAAGTGTTTGCCCCAAACGGGAAGGTGTTAAAAGCAGGTGATAAGTGTTATAATGTGGAACTTGGCAATAGCTTGGAGGCAATTGCAGAACTGGGGCCACAAGCCTTCTACAACGGTAGTCTTGGTGAAAAAATTGTAAAAGATGTGAGAGAGGCTGGTGGGATTTTGACAATGGAGGATTTGAGGAATTACAAAGTGAATGTTACGGATGCCATGACTGCAAATGTGTTGGGATATACCATATCAGGAATGCCACCTCCTTCAGCTGGAACTTTGGGGCTTTCTATG ATTCTCAACATCTTCAACAGCTATGGAAATTCAGATGCAGCAAACGGAGATCTTGGTCTGCATCGTCTGATTGAAGCATTGAAACACATGTTTGCAATCCGAATGAACTTGGGTGATCCTGCTTTTGTAGATACCCATGAATATGCATCTAATATGCTTTCTCCATCCTTTGCTAAGGAAATTCAGCAGAAGATATTTGACAACACAACTTTCCCACCAGAGTACTATTCATACAG GTGGAGTCAGCTCAGAGATCACGGAACAAGTCATTTCTGCATAGTAGATGCAGACAGAAATGCGGTATCGATGACAACCACTGTAAACTATCCTTTTGGAGGTGGAGTACTCTCTCCTTCTACTGGAATTGTGCTCAACAATGAGATGGGTGACTTCTCAATTCCCACTGACATATCGCCAGACCATCTCCCTCCTGCTCCGTCAAATTTCATTGAACCAATCAAAAGACCTTTATCTTCCATGACTCCTATAATAGTCACAAAG GATAATCAATTGGTTGGTGTGCTTGGAGGTAGTGGTGGTTTGAACATTATCCCAGCTGTAACTCAGGTGTTTATCAATTATTTCATATTGGGGATGGAACCTTTAGCCGCAGTTCAAAGTCCAAGGGTCTACCACAGG CTAATACCAAACATAGTGTCCTATGAAAACTGGACTGTAATCGATGGAGATCATATCGAGCTTTCAGACGAAAGAAAGCTCTTCTTGCAGGAGCGGGGTCATGAATTGCAGGCTAAAGCCGGGGGAGCCATCACTCAGCTCATTGTTCAAAGACTTGGAAACCCTATTCGGATGGGCAGGAAATGTGGTAGAAGTTCAAATGAAAACGTTTTCCATGGTATACTCACTGCTGTAAGTGACCCTAGAAAAGATGGAAGGCCTGCAGCTGTATGA